In one Sphingomonas sp. AP4-R1 genomic region, the following are encoded:
- a CDS encoding histidine phosphatase family protein: MSGAPLYLLRHGEPELAGRMLGRTDCAVTEAGIAACRARAGGLAVEHLVASDLRRARDCAGAIGAPAIDPRWRELDFGEWDGLAAAEIDPVALGRFWDDPDAAPPPGGERWGDLVGRVGSALAALPDVPTLVVTHGGPMRAALHLLCGFDRRQVWAFDLPYAALLVLQRHEGGAQIKGLWA; this comes from the coding sequence GTGAGCGGTGCGCCGCTCTATCTGCTGCGCCATGGCGAGCCGGAGCTGGCCGGGCGGATGCTGGGGCGGACGGATTGCGCGGTGACGGAGGCGGGGATCGCCGCCTGCCGGGCGCGGGCGGGGGGGCTGGCGGTGGAGCATCTCGTCGCCTCCGATCTGCGGCGCGCGCGGGATTGCGCCGGGGCGATCGGTGCGCCCGCGATCGATCCGCGCTGGCGGGAACTGGATTTCGGGGAGTGGGACGGGCTGGCCGCGGCGGAGATCGATCCGGTGGCGCTGGGTCGCTTCTGGGACGATCCCGATGCCGCGCCGCCGCCGGGGGGCGAGCGCTGGGGCGATCTGGTCGGGCGGGTGGGGTCCGCGCTGGCCGCTCTGCCCGACGTGCCGACCTTGGTGGTGACGCATGGCGGACCGATGCGGGCGGCGCTGCATCTGTTGTGCGGCTTCGATCGGCGGCAGGTGTGGGCGTTCGATCTGCCCTATGCGGCCTTGCTTGTGCTGCAGCGGCATGAGGGTGGCGCGCAGATCAAGGGGCTGTGGGCGTGA